A genomic window from Brassica oleracea var. oleracea cultivar TO1000 chromosome C8, BOL, whole genome shotgun sequence includes:
- the LOC106308022 gene encoding probable protein phosphatase 2C 4 isoform X1, whose amino-acid sequence MGNGVTKLSTCFTGRERFRQKDITFQLPDPLDEGLGHSFCYVRPDQTLTTSSKVHSELEETTTTVFRTISGASVSANTATPLSTSLYDPYGHVDRAAAFESTTSFPSIPLQPIPRSSGDDPIERGFLSGPIERGFMSGSLDDDGDGIDNPSSDHHFQRSFSHGLALRVGSKRRSLVRILRGAISKTVSRRQNSVVAPIRTEKNLKEGTSNDDVSVESQSLQWAQGKAGEDRVHVVVSEEHGWLFVGIYDGFNGPDAPDYLLSHLYPTLHRELKDLLLWNGPHNHCERRWRCEWDQEKQDLDRRLKEQIKHRTGSGSDRLTDHNEVLHALSEALRKTEEAYLDTADKMLEENPELALMGSCVLVMLMKGEDVYVMNVGDSRAVLGQRLERINEETMIKGCEGDPGLSASQLTVDHSTNVEEEIERIRNEHPDDASAVTNERVKGSLKVTRAFGAGFLKQPKWNNALLEMFQIDYKGESPYINCLPSLYHHRLGSKDQFLILSSDGLYQYFTNEEAVSEVELFITLQPEGDPAQHLVQELLFRAAKKAGIDFHELLEIPQGERRRYHDDVSIVVISLEGRMWRSCV is encoded by the exons ATGGGTAACGGAGTGACAAAACTGAGCACATGTTTCACAGGCAGAGAACGTTTCCGACAAAAAGACATAACCTTTCAGCTTCCTGATCCTCTAGACGAAGGTCTAGGCCACTCCTTCTGCTACGTCAGACCCGACCAAACTCTAACCACTTCCTCAAAAGTCCACTCAGAGCTCGAAGAGACCACCACCACCGTGTTCCGTACAATCTCCGGCGCCTCCGTCAGCGCCAACACCGCGACTCCCCTCTCAACTTCTCTCTACGACCCGTACGGCCACGTCGACAGAGCAGCCGCGTTCGAGAGCACGACGTCGTTTCCTTCTATCCCTCTCCAGCCCATCCCCAGAAGCTCCGGCGATGATCCGATCGAAAGAGGGTTCCTTTCGGGTCCCATCGAGAGAGGTTTCATGTCGGGCTCGCTTGACGACGACGGGGACGGGATTGATAACCCGAGCTCCGATCATCACTTCCAGCGTAGCTTCTCTCATGGTTTAGCGTTACGGGTCGGGTCGAAAAGAAGGTCTTTGGTTCGGATACTCCGTGGAGCAATCTCGAAGACGGTTTCTCGACGGCAAAACTCGGTCGTTGCTCCGATCAGGACAGAGAAGAATCTTAAAGAAGGGACTTCAAACGATGACGTTTCGGTGGAAAGCCAGAGTCTTCAGTGGGCCCAAGGAAAAGCCGGCGAGGATCGAGTACACGTCGTCGTTTCGGAGGAGCACGGTTGGCTGTTCGTGGGAATATACGACGGGTTCAACGGTCCAGATGCGCCTGATTATCTTCTCTCTCATCTTTATCCTACGCTTCACCGGGAGCTCAAAGACTTGTTGTTATGGAACGGTCCACATAATCATTGTGAGCGACGGTGGAGATGTGAGTGGGATCAGGAAAAGCAAGATCTTGACCGTCGATTAAAGGAACAGATCAAACATAGAACCGGGTCCGGGTCGGATCGGTTAACGGACCATAACGAAGTACTACATGCATTGTCGGAAGCTTTGAGGAAGACGGAAGAAGCGTATCTAGACACTGCTGATAAGATGCTGGAGGAGAATCCTGAGCTAGCTTTGATGGGTTCTTGTGTTCTGGTGATGCTTATGAAAGGTGAAGATGTTTATGTGATGAATGTTGGCGATAGTAGAGCTGTGCTTGGTCAGAGATTGGAACGGATCAACGAAGAAACAATGATAAAAGGTTGTGAGGGAGATCCAGGTTTATCAGCTTCTCAGCTCACTGTTGATCACAGCACAAATGTAGAAGAG GAGATTGAAAGAATCAGAAACGAGCATCCGGATGATGCTAGCGCGGTGACGAATGAACGAGTTAAAGGCTCCTTGAAGGTGACAAGAGCATTTGGTGCTGGTTTCCTAAAACAG CCTAAATGGAACAATGCGCTTCTAGAGATGTTCCAAATTGATTACAAAGGGGAGTCTCCATACATCAACTGCTTACCGTCTCTCTACCATCATAGATTAGGCTCCAAGGACCAGTTTTTAATACTATCATCGGATGGTCTCTACCAATACTTCACAAACGAAGAAGCGGTTTCAGAGGTTGAGCTCTTCATCACATTGCAGCCTGAAGGGGATCCAGCTCAGCACCTTGTCCAAGAGCTTCTGTTCAGAGCTGCTAAGAAAGCTG GTATAGATTTCCATGAACTGCTGGAGATACCACAAGGAGAACGGAGACGGTACCACGATGACGTTTCAATAGTAGTGATCTCTTTAGAAGGAAGAATGTGGAGATCTTGTGTGTAA
- the LOC106308022 gene encoding probable protein phosphatase 2C 4 isoform X2, with product MSNFNCRERFRQKDITFQLPDPLDEGLGHSFCYVRPDQTLTTSSKVHSELEETTTTVFRTISGASVSANTATPLSTSLYDPYGHVDRAAAFESTTSFPSIPLQPIPRSSGDDPIERGFLSGPIERGFMSGSLDDDGDGIDNPSSDHHFQRSFSHGLALRVGSKRRSLVRILRGAISKTVSRRQNSVVAPIRTEKNLKEGTSNDDVSVESQSLQWAQGKAGEDRVHVVVSEEHGWLFVGIYDGFNGPDAPDYLLSHLYPTLHRELKDLLLWNGPHNHCERRWRCEWDQEKQDLDRRLKEQIKHRTGSGSDRLTDHNEVLHALSEALRKTEEAYLDTADKMLEENPELALMGSCVLVMLMKGEDVYVMNVGDSRAVLGQRLERINEETMIKGCEGDPGLSASQLTVDHSTNVEEEIERIRNEHPDDASAVTNERVKGSLKVTRAFGAGFLKQPKWNNALLEMFQIDYKGESPYINCLPSLYHHRLGSKDQFLILSSDGLYQYFTNEEAVSEVELFITLQPEGDPAQHLVQELLFRAAKKAGIDFHELLEIPQGERRRYHDDVSIVVISLEGRMWRSCV from the exons ATGAGCAACTTCAATT GCAGAGAACGTTTCCGACAAAAAGACATAACCTTTCAGCTTCCTGATCCTCTAGACGAAGGTCTAGGCCACTCCTTCTGCTACGTCAGACCCGACCAAACTCTAACCACTTCCTCAAAAGTCCACTCAGAGCTCGAAGAGACCACCACCACCGTGTTCCGTACAATCTCCGGCGCCTCCGTCAGCGCCAACACCGCGACTCCCCTCTCAACTTCTCTCTACGACCCGTACGGCCACGTCGACAGAGCAGCCGCGTTCGAGAGCACGACGTCGTTTCCTTCTATCCCTCTCCAGCCCATCCCCAGAAGCTCCGGCGATGATCCGATCGAAAGAGGGTTCCTTTCGGGTCCCATCGAGAGAGGTTTCATGTCGGGCTCGCTTGACGACGACGGGGACGGGATTGATAACCCGAGCTCCGATCATCACTTCCAGCGTAGCTTCTCTCATGGTTTAGCGTTACGGGTCGGGTCGAAAAGAAGGTCTTTGGTTCGGATACTCCGTGGAGCAATCTCGAAGACGGTTTCTCGACGGCAAAACTCGGTCGTTGCTCCGATCAGGACAGAGAAGAATCTTAAAGAAGGGACTTCAAACGATGACGTTTCGGTGGAAAGCCAGAGTCTTCAGTGGGCCCAAGGAAAAGCCGGCGAGGATCGAGTACACGTCGTCGTTTCGGAGGAGCACGGTTGGCTGTTCGTGGGAATATACGACGGGTTCAACGGTCCAGATGCGCCTGATTATCTTCTCTCTCATCTTTATCCTACGCTTCACCGGGAGCTCAAAGACTTGTTGTTATGGAACGGTCCACATAATCATTGTGAGCGACGGTGGAGATGTGAGTGGGATCAGGAAAAGCAAGATCTTGACCGTCGATTAAAGGAACAGATCAAACATAGAACCGGGTCCGGGTCGGATCGGTTAACGGACCATAACGAAGTACTACATGCATTGTCGGAAGCTTTGAGGAAGACGGAAGAAGCGTATCTAGACACTGCTGATAAGATGCTGGAGGAGAATCCTGAGCTAGCTTTGATGGGTTCTTGTGTTCTGGTGATGCTTATGAAAGGTGAAGATGTTTATGTGATGAATGTTGGCGATAGTAGAGCTGTGCTTGGTCAGAGATTGGAACGGATCAACGAAGAAACAATGATAAAAGGTTGTGAGGGAGATCCAGGTTTATCAGCTTCTCAGCTCACTGTTGATCACAGCACAAATGTAGAAGAG GAGATTGAAAGAATCAGAAACGAGCATCCGGATGATGCTAGCGCGGTGACGAATGAACGAGTTAAAGGCTCCTTGAAGGTGACAAGAGCATTTGGTGCTGGTTTCCTAAAACAG CCTAAATGGAACAATGCGCTTCTAGAGATGTTCCAAATTGATTACAAAGGGGAGTCTCCATACATCAACTGCTTACCGTCTCTCTACCATCATAGATTAGGCTCCAAGGACCAGTTTTTAATACTATCATCGGATGGTCTCTACCAATACTTCACAAACGAAGAAGCGGTTTCAGAGGTTGAGCTCTTCATCACATTGCAGCCTGAAGGGGATCCAGCTCAGCACCTTGTCCAAGAGCTTCTGTTCAGAGCTGCTAAGAAAGCTG GTATAGATTTCCATGAACTGCTGGAGATACCACAAGGAGAACGGAGACGGTACCACGATGACGTTTCAATAGTAGTGATCTCTTTAGAAGGAAGAATGTGGAGATCTTGTGTGTAA